The following is a genomic window from Artemia franciscana unplaced genomic scaffold, ASM3288406v1 PGA_scaffold_23, whole genome shotgun sequence.
aagatttcaggttcctccctccaactcccctcgatgtgaccggatctggtcgggatttaaaataagagctctgagacacgatatccttcgaagcatcaactttcattaagatcccagatcccatcacccgttcgtaagttaaaaatacttcattttttctattttttccgaattaaccggttAATACCAGTTAACCAaccttggttaataccaagtgccataaaaaggagaCATATCACTGCTTCAATTGGAGAAATTCCTTTATCTCTTAAGATGAGGTTTGCAATTCTCCTGTCCAGGCTTTCAAACCAATCTGATTCCAACAATCAGCTTTTCATTTCGATCTGAAATGAAAAGCCTGAAAGaatttcaggctctttttcaaaattcttacaaatttgatttttcaattagCTTTTATTAGAAGGACTAATCGAAATTAATAGTTATCATtcctaaatcagcattaaatgacaatttttttcaccTTACAGTTTTCTTCAATAGGCCTAcgcgttttttttaaattttggttagTAGGGGCAATGATTCGCTTTTTACTTGATTGTAGCACTTGTAGCTATCACTGCAACCATGAAAGTTCCATGTGCCAGCGTATGAGGCAAGCATCGATAAACAGGTCATTTGAATGGTTGGTTTTCTGAATAATTTTGGCCAAAGTGAACGATTCAGCATAGAAACGATAGCATCGTGAATGACGTATAAAATAACAACATGATACTTGCCTTGCAGATCATGATTAGGTTGACTAAATTGAtcttttctagggctataatgagagaaagtttgagatggctatggTACAATCAGGGAacgaaggatgacatattgtcctttttggccaaccgccGAGGTCTCAACGGAAAGCAAGTCGTCCTCGGTTGGGTATGGAAGGATGTCGTCAGGACAgatttaatggaaatgaaaacttcCCGCTTGGGCGTAAAgatggaggctttgaatagattggaatggaggagtgtgcgtagctgtgttggacgTAGCGgtttggtgctgtggtgagttgttagtagtattagcagtagtagatGATCTCGAAGCGTTTCAAAActtatttaattattctatGAAAACGGTCATCTTAATGAGCAAGCTGACAAATGTGTTGAAAACCAAACGACTGTACagcaatagaattttttttgtaaagagataAACATGCCTGTTCACTTTCCATCTGACAAGTACCAGGAACAAGGTTTCATATTATTGCTCCTCCTCCCCTCCCCTTCATATATCAAGACTTTTACGATTtgttctataattttttatatttgcaataaaagttcACCAATTTTTAGAAAGCATCCCCCCCTTTTGAAACAAATACATTCCTATGGACCTACCTcctatttcttcttaaaaatttagtattttcaatGTGTTACAATAAGGTAGTATATAAGTGTGTTCGAAATAAAAAGATGTCAAGATTTCGAAAGATTTGAGGCCAACTGAGGAAATTTGGTCAAAAGCGAAAGAGGTAAACCTTATCCTGCCTATAAACAGATTTTGAATCTTAGGAAACGGAATTATATTTACGTTAATTCCGGAAATTAGTTTCgtagaaacagaaattataattcgGGCccaaccagaaagataaaataatCTCAGAATCACTGATATTTGTCTAAAGCTTAGCGTAAAaggcaaacagaaaaaaaaaggggggttTCCCATAGTAACTGTTGTTAAGTCTATTGACTCTTCTTCTGCCGCTAACAAGTTCCTTTTAGCtttcaaacatttcaaaaaagatGTTATTCTTTTTAACACTAATAGATTTGAATATAATACACAAAAGCAGCTTCACTGGGAGGGATTGTTTCCTGTCTGCATGCAATTGACTCCGTGGGTATAGACGGTAGAGAGCTGAGGTGGCAGGTGAGCGACAATATATTTGATGAAATACATGAAGGAGTGGTTCAAAAATCACGTCTGCAATATTATCAAATGAGATTAGTAGAAAGCTCATCACAGCGCTAAAAATTACCCTACCATGTTTATAACATTAATAACATTTTTAAACTCTGCAAAGTAAACAGTGCCAAAAATATCATCTTCGGAGGATGGTAGATGCTGCTTATGCTAGGGGAAGACGGTTCAACTTCTGCTGAAGCAACAAATgatttttggtttctttaaaacatgaatgtaaaagaaatttaaatatataagtgacAGGTAAGATTTTCAATCAAGATagtgaaaaaataatcaaaaaaatacCCGATCATTTTGGGTTCACGTCCAAAAGGCTTTATTGAAGAAAAGATTTAGTGAAGCAACTAAAATGTACAATAAAATgccctaaaattaaaaaaccgtACTAACAAAGAAAGatgaggaaaaaattaaaaaacaaatctagTCCGGAAAACTACTTTCCTTCCAAAGCCAAAGTTATAAATAGAATAACATTGAGTAACGAAAAATGAGAAAGAGAAAGACTGGCAATGTCGTCTGATGCTTTGGTATATTCAGGAATTAAAATGAGTAAAGTTTTATCCGAATGCACGtacatttgaaatattttcgttttatttgtaAATGGAAGCAATGTTgtctataaaattatttatcattctttttgttttgtccacTTTTATCTTTCAGCAAACTCCAAGTTCTTCTAAGGGAGCCTGAATTTTGAAGCAGTTTTTACAATAGTTTCTCATGCTCATTCTGAAGAGCCTTACCACGAAAttctcaaagtttttaaaacttgtCATTACTCTaattttatatgagctatttttctaattaatagctgtcaaaagttttcagtTATACATTGGAGGTTTTTTTTGGAACAACATTCTTTCTCAGTAATATTGGGCCAGAtgggataaataaataaatcgtttagtctttaagttataaatattcATAAAATGATTGCTTCGATTCCTTGTCGTTTATTGCACGACTCCAATCAATATCAACAAGCTGttattgaaattagaaaaaaatattcagtgaaatgtttttatgttttgtttgactttttcttaTCCAAAATTATACAATGGTCAGTAATTAGGTATACTCTGACAGTACTATCaggagaaaaaaatatgcagtttGGCCCATGGGATCTCCaagtatttataaattttatatttctagtattcttgagaatatttcttttatgtgttttgttgAGTTAACTAATATTTCATACGTtaattatgctgatgatattcttctaattagccgGTCTAAACTCAGACTATCGCATATGGTTCATAaagtttcttattcttttactaaaatctgTCTTTTGCTTAAAGTTGGTAAATGTGAgcatctttctttcaattttctatcCCCTTCTAAGCCTCTAAGCTCTAAAATTTTTCCATCCCTCATATAAATTCGATGCAGTGATTGGGTATTACActtaccaaaaattttaaaacttttcgcGAGTGTGCCGTCCGGGATGCTAGAAAAAAGATCCAAattggttactctaaaattgtggCCAATCGAGGCAAATATAACAGTATTGCCCTTGGaaagctttattctactttttcagatcattctgttctttacctttctgggctttatattatttttaagaatcaggATTTTAGTGATACTTGAGTGGCCTATTTccgtttttgtaaatatcttctCTATCTTCCTCTTTGGTATAGAAtcgaaaaataataaacaatttacCTTCCGAGtattactgagaagctgactggtttacaaaaaaaaagctttcagaAACAGCGTATTTGCGTTTGTCGCCTCACCATGGTTTGATtcgtttgttttattagttttatttatttaatgttattgttGTTAAATTGTTATTGGTgatttattggtttttttttatgtaatgttattgttgattttaatttttgaatcacattttttttttatttatcttgtgatgtaagtgggttataaataaatattatcattaTATTATAGAAGGCACTCAAAAAAAGCTAATCATTCTAATTATTTGATTTAACTTGGACAGTcatcaatataaataaaaaacaaaaggtaTCCCAACAGAGACCCTTAGGGAAAATCATTAGAATGAAAGACCTTGTAAGTGGACCCTAAAGGACTGTGAAAACATTACTACAAATTAAGTAGCTGTGCAATCCTAGGGTATgcaaaacatttctttttactACATTTTCCATTAATGTGCATAAACAgatctaaaatttatttcacataaataaaaaaataactattaatctttctttttactTGAGTGGATAATCTAAGCCACGTCTGATGACACAGTTCAGCTAGAACAAAAAGGGCCTCTCTATTGTGCTTAAGCTCTATAGAAAATGCTTGGAAATTAGATGAAGCAGTTCATTCGTGTCTATATATAATAGTTTGTCCAGTTTCAGCAGCTGAACACACGATGCAGTCTTCAACTGAAGACCCGGTCCAGTGGAAGACCTAACCTTACAGATAACTCTATTGTTTTTATCTAGATTATTCTAAGCAAGAAAAGCAGTTCATTCTCGTCTAAATGTAATATTATGGCAACAGTTAGGACATTCACCACTTATCACATATCTAGTTCTCAAAGCATTAGGTAGTGCCTCAATATATTCGATAAAGCACATTTTATGATATATCTGATTACAATTCTCTGCATCACAAACAATTTCAGGATATGTTCCTTCCAACTCACTTACAAGACATATACTGCAGCAGGGGTCATTTGAGGATGATTCCATAGCGTCACTGGGTGATTCGGGAAATTTCACACCAAGGACATATTCTAAATTAGAGACGAAATCATCCCATTCATCCCAAGAATCAACTCTCTCATTAACagatttgaatattttctcCTTGGATTCTTCAGGTCCTAAAATCTCTATTTTCGGAAATGATTTTGGGGTTTCTGGATCAATGGATATCTTTAACGTTGTGCATGTATCAACAACAACTCTTCTTTCGGTATCCGTCATTTTCGCTGGAACTGGTTCTAAAACCCAGCACTTGTCATCAATTGCTTCACAAACACTCCAAAACTGGGAATATAAAGGTACTGCTTCACAGAACTCATCATAAAGCACAGGTAGGCTTGCTACTGTTGCATCTACAGCAAAATTTGGTacatcagaaataaattttaaaggttttgaCCCATATTCAGAGTCTAAAGTTACATTTATTGTAACTATTCTTTCCCAGTCATCAATAGTCTTTAGTACAACAAATGAGAAATCAGTAAGGCtttgtatattttcaaatcCAAGCTTCTCAAGATCATTAACAATAGCCTGTATTGCGTCGATTTCCTTGTCTAATTCCATAAATGGTCCTTGTTCCTAGAAATATGTGTTCATTGTAATATAAATTACAGCTGTACACGACCAAAAGTCTTTAGGGAGGGGAGGGGTCTGAACAATAAAAAGTGCCTATTTAGACCTGTGCATCAAATTagttcctattttttttttttgggggggggggggtaaagatgTTAAACCTATTTTTTCTAGGAAATCTCTAGTGATATCTACACTGTTCCTCCTGACTGAGGGCATGAAATATGCTATTATGTCTGCCCAAGGGCAAATAGAGATATCACTTTCTCAATATGAAGAAACTCTTCTCAAGAAAAAATTGGACCTACAAGTCCAGGTTTTGTGcggttttaaataattttttcataattttgactAGATTATACTTTAATATTATGCAAAATTTACacctacaaataaataaatcctaataAATAAGCCTGAAATAGAGAAGGCAATAGTGAGAACTAAGAAGATACAAAATCATGAGGTAATTTGCTGTAGGGAaggtgaggggaggggctaattACCCCCGACCCGAGTTTGTCCATTCTTGCAGCTGAAATCTAGTTTCTTCAAAGATCTTGTcgaaactaagataagcctgcataaaaCAAGCATCCACAAAAACGGGTCAGTTTACTTTattatatctttgcctttataaTACTATATGACGAGTTTTTCagtttcacttgatttgggaaaactgGTTCCAACTTTCCAAATAGGCAAAGCTCATATAATGAGAACAATCTTAGTTGCCCATTTGACTTCAGAGTCCTGTGGAATGGTCAGTCACAAATCTTTGAAAACCATTTATTTggggtctccaattgccttcaaaTGGCCCATAGAGAAACTAATAGACTATTTGAATTATCCTTTTTccatgactatctaccttaattCTGCCTTAGGGTGGTGAACCCAACCAACTTGATTTTAAGTCAAAGGATTTTGATGATATTAGACCACTGTGCAAAATAGAAACTATGGATATAATTGCTGAGGATTTGGAAGATACAGCTAGACGGCATGGCATTAAGATATTATATTGTCAAGTTAAAAATTGATTGGAAGTGGTCAGTTTGAATAAGTCTTAAGTAAAGATAGTAATAGAGCCTTAAGTAGAACAAAGAAAGTGTTGAGGAGAGGCGAAAAGAATATGTCAAACCGTGATAGGGTCTGGGAAATAGTACAGAAAACAACTAGAAAATTTTTGGCAAGTTGGAAATGGAGTTATTGATGGCGGCCACAACTTAAATGTAAAACCAGAATAGCCAAGGTGCAAGATGTTTTTCCTCGCTTGAAAAAAGCTGGGAAGAAAAGGATGATATGTGTCCAAACTCAAGTGTGGGTAACGGAAATCATAGTAAGGCTCTGAGTAGACTATTACTAGGAAATGGGGTGATTCAAAAGGTTAAGAAGGATTAGAATATAAATTTTCTAGAGGAGTTATCTATTAACAGTTTAAGTACTTGTTTGAATGACTACATCACAAGCTTtacaaaaaatatcatttttccGGTTTCTAAGGCTAATGTGAAATAAAGGTAATAATGGTTCGGTTATACTCTACATATGAAGAAAAATAGGTTGCCGAAACCATATTTTTTCTGAGGCCAAATGAAAAAGACATCAGCAAAAAAGGTAGGAAAAGTTCATAAGCAAGAGTGTAAGGAAATAGGGACTTCCTGGAAGTAGTAAAGAGTTTAGCATCAAACAGATTGGGGTGGAGGAAAGGTGTCCAAATCAGTATTGGCTTCCAGCACTTAGTGCTACAGTAAGCcgttgatagtagtagtagtagtttagaTACGAAGACTTGTACTGTTTTCTTCATATTTCTTAGGAGAGTTCTAGCATTAGGTTGAGCTTCAGACTCCTTTTGAAGTTGGAACAAGAAGCATTTCTTGCAATATTAAAAGCTAGAACTCTCAAGCACGCAGTCACTTACAAAAGTTAGTGAGATTTCTTTATTACTTACAGCTAGAGCATtaatcaaagaaatattaaagtTTACATAGC
Proteins encoded in this region:
- the LOC136041503 gene encoding E3 ubiquitin-protein ligase FANCL-like isoform X1 translates to MLEVAYVACGSGITIYADKEQGPFMELDKEIDAIQAIVNDLEKLGFENIQSLTDFSFVVLKTIDDWERIVTINVTLDSEYGSKPLKFISDVPNFAVDATVASLPVLYDEFCEAVPLYSQFWSVCEAIDDKCWVLEPVPAKMTDTERRVVVDTCTTLKISIDPETPKSFPKIEILGPEESKEKIFKSVNERVDSWDEWDDFVSNLEYVLGVKFPESPSDAMESSSNDPCCSICLVSELEGTYPEIVCDAENCNQIYHKMCFIEYIEALPNALRTRYVISGECPNCCHNITFRRE
- the LOC136041503 gene encoding E3 ubiquitin-protein ligase FANCL-like isoform X2 codes for the protein MELDKEIDAIQAIVNDLEKLGFENIQSLTDFSFVVLKTIDDWERIVTINVTLDSEYGSKPLKFISDVPNFAVDATVASLPVLYDEFCEAVPLYSQFWSVCEAIDDKCWVLEPVPAKMTDTERRVVVDTCTTLKISIDPETPKSFPKIEILGPEESKEKIFKSVNERVDSWDEWDDFVSNLEYVLGVKFPESPSDAMESSSNDPCCSICLVSELEGTYPEIVCDAENCNQIYHKMCFIEYIEALPNALRTRYVISGECPNCCHNITFRRE